The segment GCGCTCGGCTTCGACATCGACTACCGCAGGCTTTTGTCGAGCTTCCAGAAGCGCGGCTACCTGCTGCGTGCCTACTACTACACCGCGCTGGTCGAGGATCAGGAATATTCCTCGATCCGGCCGCTGATCGATTGGCTCGACTATAACGGCTTCAAGGTGGTGACCAAGCCGGCCAAGGAGTTCACCGACTCGACCGGCCGCCGCAAGATCAAGGGCAATATGGATATAGAGCTGACCGTCGATGCGCTGGAACTCGCCGATGTCGTCGACCACTATGTCATCTTTTCCGGCGACGGCGATTTCCGCACGCTGGTCGAGGCGCTGCAGCGGCGCGGGCGCAAGGTCTCGATCGTCTCGACCATGGCTTCGCAGCCGCCGATGATTTCCGACGATCTGCGCCGCCAGGCCGATCATTTCATCGACCTGATGACCTTGAAGAGCGATGTCGGCCGCGATCCGTCCGAGCGGCCGGTGCGCCGGCCCGAACCGGCCGAAGTCGACGAGGACGAGTATTGACGGCGGCGGTCTTGACCGCTCCCCTGGTCGCGTCCTCCGAACCCGATCGCGACTGCCCGCTCTGCCCGCGGCTGCATGCATTTAGAGCGCTATGGCGGCAGCGCGAGCCGTCCTGGTTCAATGCGCCGGTGCCGACCTTCCTGCCGCCCGAGGGCGAGGATGCGGTGCGGCTGCTGATCGTCGGACTGGCGCCGGGCCTGCGCGGGGCAAACCGCACCGGGCGCCCCTTCACCGGCGATTTTGCCGGCGACCTGCTCTACAACACGCTGATCGCACACGGCTTTGCGCGCGGCCAATTCAAGGCGCGGCCCGATGACGGGCTGGAACTTGTCGGCACGGCGATTACCAATGCAGTTCGCTGCGTGCCGCCGGACAACAAGCCGGCCGGCGCCGAGATTGCCACCTGCCGGAGGTTCCTGGTGCCGACGATCGCGCGGTTTGAAAACCTGCGCGCCGTGCTGGCGCTGGGCTCGATCGCGCACCAATCGACCGTGCGGGCGCTCGGCCAGCGTGTCGCCGCTTATCCGTTCAAGCATGGCGGGCAGCAGCGAACCAATGGCGTGACGCTGTTTTCCAGCTATCATTGCTCGCGCTACAACACCAACACCGGCGTGCTGACGGAAGCAATGTTCGTCAACGTCTTCAGGGAGATAGCGGCGTTTCTGGAGAGATAGATTCGGGCGGTGGCGCAAACAGCTCGGCCAATTTCTGCGGCCCGCCCCGAAGCACATTCAGATCGACATCGCCGGTGATGCCGTCGACCCGACCGCTGTCGTGGTACTGCCAATAGATCCAGTCGTCATGACCCGGCTGCAGCGCCAGTGAACGAACCCAGCGCGGGCGGCAGGCGATCTGGCCGGCATAGGCTCGTGCCGCGTCGTCGGTCACATAGAGGATCGCCGTCTTGCCGAAAGCTGCCTCGACAGGGCCGAGGAAAGCCGAGAGTTCAACGCCCAATTCTTCGGGCGATGGCCGCCGCGGGCAATTGCCGACGAATTCGATATCCACCACCGGCGGCAGCAGCCGTTGATCGCGCGGCACGACGGAGATGAAATTCTTCGCCTGATCGGCGCCAGGCCGGCAGAAGGTGAAGAAATGATAGGCGCCGACCGCCAGACCAGCCGCACGCGCCCCACGCAGATTGGCGGCGAAGGCATCGTCGACATGGTCGCCGCCCTCGGTTGCCTTGATGATGGCGAAGGCGACATCGTCGGCGGCAACACGCCGCCAGTCGATCTGTGGTTGGTGATGGGAAACGTCGATGCCCCTGACCGGATATTTGCCGCGGTCCGGAGAAAACGGTTGGAAGTAGAAATAACCGGCGGCCGCGACAAGGCACACCAGGATCAGGCTGGCCGCACCCCAAAGGACAATCCGGTTCTTCAAAAGCGGCCTATCCCTGTTGAACCGCCCTGCCCTCCGCAATGGCTGCAGGCGTTCGTCGCTCGAAAAGCCAAATCCTTGGCTTTTCGTCCGCTTTGCGGACCACTCCTCACCCACGCTCCTTCAGCAGCCGGCCCTTTTCGCGCGACCAGTCGCGCTGCTTTTCGGTTTCGCGCTTGTCGTGCAGTTTCTTGCCGCGGCCGACGGCGAGCAAAAGCTTCGCCCGGCCCTGTTCGTTGAAATAGATCTTTAGCGGCACCAGCGTCATGCCTTCGCGATCGACGCTCTGCGCCAGCTTGGCCATCTCGCGCTTGTTGAGCAGGAGCTTGCGGCGCCGGCGCGGCTCATGGTTGAAGCGGTTGGCCTGCAGATATTCCGGCAGATAGGAGTTGATCAGCCAGATCTCGCCGCCCTCGACTGAGGCATAGCTGTCCTGGATGTTGGCCTGGCCCTGGCGCAGTGACTTCACCTCGGTGCCGGTCAGCACCAGGCCGGCCTCGATCGTGTCGAGCACCTCGTAGGAAAACCGCGCCTTGCGGTTTTCCGCAACGGTCTTGTTGTTGGGATCGGCTTTTCTGACCTGGTTCATGATGCGGAGAGGTGGGGGCTTATTGCTAGTTAATCAAGCCGGCGTGCTTCATCGCCGCATCGATCTTTTCGGCGGTCGACGGCTCGACGGTGAGCAGCGGCGAACGCAGCACGTTCTCGATCTTGCCGAGCTTCGACAGCGCATATTTCGCGCCGGACACGCCGGGCTCCAGGAAAATCGCCTTGTGCAGCGGCAGCAGGCGGTCCTGCAACTCCAGCGCCTTGGCGTTGTCGCCGGAAAGCGTCGCCTCCTGGAATTCGGCGCACAGCCGCGGTGCGACATTCGCCGTCACCGAGATGCAGCCGACGCCGCCATGGGCGTTGAAACCGAGCGCCGAGGCGTCCTCGCCGGAAAGCTGGATGAAATCCTTGCCGCAGGTGGCGCGCTGCTCGGAAACCCGCTCGACCTTGCCGGTGGCGTCCTTGACGCCGATGATGTTCTTGAAGTCGTGCACCAGCTGGCCCATCGTCTCGGGCATCATGTCGATCACCGAGCGCGGCGGAATGTTGTAGATGATGATCGGCAGGCTGGTCGCCTTGGCGATCGCGGCGAAATGCGCGTAGAGGCCGCGCTGCGTCGGCCTGTTGTAGTAAGGCGTGACGACAAGTGCCGCGTCGGCGCCTGCCTTCTCGGCATATTGCACCAGGCCGACCGCCTCTTCGGTGTTGTTGGAGCCGGCGCCGGCGACGACCGGAACCCGGCCCTTGGCCACCTCGATGCAGACCTTGACGACCTGGCGGTGCTCGTCATGCGACAGCGTCGGCGACTCGCCGGTGGTGCCGACCGGAACCACGCCGGTCGTGCCTTCAGCGATCTGCCAGGCGATGAAGGCGCGAAACGCTTTCTCGTCGAAACGGCCGCTCTTTTCGAACGGTGTCACGAGCGCGGTAAGCGAGCCTCTCAGCATGTCGTCCAACTCCTTGGGACTGGCGCATGACCCGAAAATCGGTGTCGATTTACGGAAAGGTCATGCGCCAAATTGAAAGTGCTACAGCGTCCCTTGCGCGTCCGAGAAGACGCGCGGCGCTGCAGGTGTTTTGTCGTGCGCGCCTTCTAGCCGAAAGCGAAGCGGCGCACCATAGTCTCGACACCGTTGCGCGGCAAGCATGGCAGTAGTGCCAGCAGGCGCAATTTGAACGTCCTCGACAGCCCTTTGTTTACGGGCTCTTCATCACAGCCAACTAGGCTTCAGCTGATCTGTGCCTGTTGGTTATGTGCAAGGCAGGAAACGATGAAGACCATGCCGACCAGGCAGCCTCATTTTTTCGCGCTGCTTGGCGCAATCGTCCTGCTGACGCCGATCCTTGTGGCCGCCGGCAAAATCGATGTGCGGGTCACTTCGGCCATTCCAAGGCCATATCTGCAGGATGCGGGCCTGCCGGATACGGGCCAGCAAGATACGGGATCTCCGTCCGCCAGTATCGCCAGGCTAAAGAGCGGCCTCGATGCGCTGGCGGCAAACGACATTGCCGGTGCGCGCCAGGTGCGCGACGCCCTGCCGGTCAATTCGCTCGACCGGCACATCCTTGCCTGGGCGATCGCGCTCTATGGCGGTGACAGGGTGCCAAGCGGCGACATCGCCGATGCTGCGAAAATGTTGCCAAACTGGCCGGGCATGATCGCCTTGCGCAAGAACAGCGAGCGCGCGCTCTACCGCGAGAACCCCGCGCCTGAGATCGTGGTGCAGGCTTTCGGCGGCAGCCAGCCGCAAACATCAGAGGGCGTGGTGATCCTCGCCCGCTCCTATGTCGCGCAGGGCAATTTCGAGGCGTCGCGCTCGGTGCTGTCACCTTTCTGGCGCACCGAGAAACTGCAAGCCAGGGACGATGCGGCGATCATCCGGGAATTCGGCACGCTGATCCCCGCAGCCGACCACCGTTTCCGCATGGAGCGCATGTTTTATGCCGACCGGGTCAATTCGGCGCTGCGCGTCGCCGGCCTTGCCGGCGCCCAGCATCTGGCCGACGCCTGGGCCGCGGCAGACAGGGGCGACAAGAACGCGGCCAGACTGCTGAAGGCGGTGCCAGCCGCGCAGCGTTCGGCCGGCTATCTCTTCGCCCAAGCCCAATATCTGCGCAAGCAGAAGCAGTTTTCCGACGCCGCCGCAATGATGATGAAGGCGCCGAGCGACCGCGACGCGCTGATCGACCCGGACGCCTGGTGGGCCGAGCGCCGGGTGCTGTCGCGCGAACTGGTCGACCAGGGCGAGATGAAGACCGCCTACAGGATAGTCGCCGCGCACGCCGCCGAAACTGCTGCCAACGCGGCCGATGCGGAGTTTCATGCCGGCTGGTACGCGCTGCGCGGCCTCAACGATCCCACCACCGCTGCCAAGCATTTTGAGCGGATCGCCGGTCTCGCCCAAGGGCCGATATCGCTGTCGCGCGCCTACTACTGGCTCGGCCGTGCGGCCGAAGCCGGCGGTCCCGGCAGCGCCAGGGATTATTTTAGCCGTGCCGCTGGTTACGGCACGACGTTCTACGGCCAGCTCGCCGGCGAGCGCGTTGGCCGGCAGGTCCTCAAGATCGCCCATCCGCAGCCGAGCGCCACCGATCACCGGAATTTCGCCAGCCGCGAGGCGGTCAGCGCCATCAAGCGACTGCAGCAGGCGGGCTATCAGCGCTACGCCGACACGCTTTACCGCGACCTCGCCGGACAGTTGAGCAGTCCCGGAGAGCTGGCGCTGCTGGCCGCGATGGCGGAAAAGCAGGGCAATCACTTCCTGGCGCTGAAAGTCGGCAAGATCGCCGGCGCGCGCGGCATCGATGTCGGGGCGCTGTCGCATCCGCTCGGCGTCATTCCCGAGACCGCCAACATTGCCGGCTCCGGCAAGGCGCTGGCCTATGCGATCGCCCGCCAGGAAAGCGAATTCAACATCGGCGCCGTCTCCAACGCCGGCGCACGCGGGCTGCTGCAGCTGATGCCGGGGACCGCCCGGCAATTGGCTGAGAAGGCCGGGATGACCTTCTCGCAGGCGCGGCTGACCACCGACGCCGGCTACAACGCGACCCTGGGCGCCGCCTTCCTCGGCGAGCAGCTCGGCCGCTTCGACGGCTCCTATGTGCTGACCTTCGCCGGCTACAATGCCGGCCCCAGCCGCGCCGCCCAGTGGGTGGCCAGATATGGCGACCCGCGCGGCAAGGACATCGACGCCGTCGTCGACTGGATCGAGCGGATTCCCTATACGGAAACAAGAAGTTACGTCCAGCGCGTGATGGAGAATTACGAAGTCTACAAGATGCGCATTTCCGGCAAGTACGACATTGTCGGGGATTTGGTGAACGGGCGGAGTTGATCTTCCTTCTCCCCTTGTGGGAGAAGGTGGCCGCGAAGCGGCCGGATGAGGGGTGTTCCAGCTGGCACCGACGGCACTCCGTCCAGCACCCCTCAACCGTCTCGGCGCTGCGCGCCGATCCACCTTCTCCCACAGGGGGAGAAGGGGGAGCCCGCCCTCGCCTGTAGCAGTCTCGAAGATCCGGCAAAGCGAGGAATCGAATCCAAATGTCGAGCGGTTTTTCCGACTTCTTCTACACCTCGCCGGACGGGCTTGAACTCCACGCCCGCATCTACGGCGAAGCGAATTCCGGCCACTGGCCGGTCGTCTGCCTGCCTGGCCTGACCCGCAATTGCCGCGATTTTCATGGACTGGCGCTGCACCTGTCGCGGCGAGCGCAAACGCCGCGAAACATCGTCGCCTTCGACTATCGCGGCCGCGGGCAATCCGCCTACGACCCCGATATCGGCCACTACAATGTCGGCGTCGAAGCCGGTGACGTCCTCGCCGGGTTGGCGGCGCTGGGCATCGAGGAAGCGGCGTTCATCGGCACGTCACGCGGCGGGCTGATTATCCATGTGCTCGGCGCAATGCGGCCGGCCGTCCTGCGGGCTATCGTGCTCAACGATATCGGCCCGGTGCTCGAGGCCGGCGGTCTCGCCCATATCCGCTCCTATCTCGAGCGCGCGCCGAAGCCGAAAACCCGCGCTGAGGCGCTCAGTGCCGTGCGCGGCGCGCATGGCAGCGACTTTCCTGCTCTGACCGAGGCGGATTGGGAGCGGATGGTAGCGGCGCTCTACCGAGAGACGGATGAAGGATTATTGCCGGATTTCGACCCGAAGCTGGTCGACACGCTGGCGGGTCTCGACCCGACCCAGAAGCTGACAGACATGTGGCCGCAGTTCGAGGCGCTGGCGGTAATACCCTTGTTCGCCATCCGCGGCGCCAATTCGAAGCTGCTGTCCGCCGAGACCTTCGAACAAATGCGAAACCGTCATCCCTGTGTCGAGACGATCACGGTCGAAGGCCAAGGCCATGCGCCTTTGCTCGAGACCGGCGGCCTGCCCGGCGCCATCGCCGCTTTTCTGGACAGGGCCGAGCAACGGATCTGTTCACCAAGTAAAACCCAAGGTCGAAAGTAAATCATCCCGGGAGTTTTACGCAGGCCAATCGCTATGACCAAATGTCGACGTCAGCGCCGCCCCTCATTGCCCTGCCGGGCATTTCTCCCCGTATAGTGACGGGGAGAAAGAAGCTGGCCGCGGCCGCGGCGCCTTTATCTGTAACGCTGGTGATTGGCGAAACCGTCGACGACACCGCCCTCTCCCCGTCCCTATACTGTCCCTATACGGGGAGAGGATGCCGGCAGGCAGGTGAGGGGCAGCGCCAATGCAGAAAGGAATTCGCCGGACTTGTCCTGCGAAGCGCGAAGCAGGGTGGCGGAGAGGATGGGATTCGAACCCACGAGAAGCTTTTGACCTCTACTCCCTTAGCAGGGGAGCGCCTTCGACCACTCGGCCACCTCTCCGTAGCGCCGGTGGATAAAGAAAAGCGCCGGCACAATCAACAAGCCTGACCCATTATCGTTGAAAAAACCGGCTCTCGCCGAAACGGCGCTTTTCGCCATGCGGCGATTCTGCGGCAATGCCCTTGGCTGACGACTCACAAACATCGCCACAATTGCGGCAGGCAATTGCCGGAATCGGCCGGATTGCAAGGGCTCGCCCAAGGGTCTCCGACCGCTCAATGGTTAACGGGAGCTTTCCGAGTGAGGCCAAATCGTGTCATTTGTGCAACAAGGCAGGGTGATAGCGCCTGCACAGACCTGTCGCCGATGCGATGGTTGTTGAACGCCGCCGCCTCATGGGTAATGTCGGGTTCGAAGGAGCGGCGCGGTGCGCATCTTTTTCGGTAGTGGGGATGGGGCAGGGAACGCTGTCCTTCAGCAAAGAATACCCAGACCCGTTTTTTAACTTTTGACTGGAGGTCAGAAAATGAACATCAAGAGCCTTCTTCTCGGCTCCGCTGCGGCTCTGGTCGCAGTATCCGGTGCGCGCGCCGCCGACGCCGTCGTCGTCGCCGAGCCGGAACCCGCTGAATACGTCCGCATCTGCGACGTCTACGGCGCTGGCTACTTCTACATCCCCGGCACCGAAATCTGCCTGCGCATCGGCGGCTACGTCCGCTATGACATCGGCGTCGGCGACATCGGCGCTTTTACTGGTGCGCAGAACGGCGACGCCGAGGACGGCGACTTGAATGACACCTACTGGAAGCGCGCTCGCCTCTCGCTGAGGACCTGGACCGGCCAGGAAACCGAACTCGGCACCTTGAAGACCTACACCGAGACCCGCTTCAACTTCCTCAACACCCAAGGCTCCGCCTTCTACAACTCTGCCGACGACGACGACGCTGTCTCGCTGAACTTCGCCTGGCTCCAGCTCGGTGGGCTGCGCGTCGGTAAGGACGAATCGGCCTTCCTCACGTTTCACGACTACGCTGGCGCCGTCATCAACGATACGCTGGTCCCCTATGGTTCTTTCGACACCAACGTCGTTCAGTACTATTTCGACGCCGGCAACGGCTTCTCGGCCGTGATCTCGCTCGAACAAGGCGCAGGCGACATTGGCACGATCGACAGCTACGTTCCGCATGTCGTCGGCGGCGTGAAGTGGACGCAGGGCTGGGGTGCGATCACGGGCGTCATTGCCTATGACAGCAACTATGAAGAAGTGGCCGGCAAGGTCAAACTCGACGTGAAGCCGATGGAGAACCTGTCGCTGTTCATCATGGCCGGCTACGGCACGGACGACAACCTGAATGACGACGGCTACGCAAAGGACGCCAACGGCCGCGGCTTCTACAAGAATTGGGGCGGCAACTGGGCAGTCTGGGGTGGTGGCACCTACACCATCAACGAGAAGACCTCGTTCAACCTGCAGGCTTCGTATGACGAGTGGGAGAACCTCGGTATCGCGGCGAACATCGCCTACGATATCGTCCCCGGCCTGACGATCACGGCCGAAGTCGACTACCTGCACGCAGGTGACTTTGACGATCCCGACTTCTCCAACTGGACTGGTGCGGACGATGAGGACAGCATCGGCGGCATCCTCCGCTTCCAGCGCTCATTCTAACAGGCTTTGCCTGACTGAACTCGAACCCGGCGGGCAACCGCCGGGTTTTTTCGTGTCTGCGTGGCTGTCAAGTTGCGTAGTGCGTGGCGCGGCCGATACTCAGCCGACGAATGCAGCTGCGCAGAACGAAACCAGCAGCGATCCTTCGCGCCCCCCTCTGTCCTGCCGGACATCTCCCCCACGAGGGCAGGGCTGTCCGGGGAAAGTTATTCATAAATGAAGGCCATCTGATTGGGAGAGGCTCGGTCCCTTGGTCGGCTTGGATTGACCGGTGGCGGCTTATCGATGGTGTGCAGTTTCCGCCGCCCGAACAAGTATTGAGCGACCAGTTCTGTGAACCTCAAGATAGGAATAGTGACGCGGCGGGTGCGCGCGACAATGCGCAGCAGCGCAAAGGCGATCATTGCGGCAAAGAGTTGCAGGCGGATTGCATTGCCGTTGTTGCCGAGGAACTTGCGGATCTTGAGGTGCTGCTTGATCCATCGGAACAGAAGCTCGATGTGCCAGCGGCCTTTGTAAAGCCGTCCAATCTCGACGGCAGAGCGCTCCAGATCGTTGGTCAAAAGCGTGATGGTGTCGCCCGTTTCGCGCTGAACGCGCAGGCGACGCAGCCGCATCGGCAGCTTGCAAGCAGCCTTGCTGACCAAGCTTACCTCACTGTCTTCCACAACCAGGAAGCCGTCGCCCTGCGGCTCGGCTATAGGGCGATCACGCAGCAGCGCCAGCCTCATGTTGGATTTGGGCCGCGTCACGAAGATCGATCCGGCTTCGGCGATCGCCGTCCACCAGCCATAATGGCAGTAGCCCTTGTCGAACACGTAGGTCGCTCCAGCTTCGATCGTGATCTGGCGACCGACCTGGGCGTCGTTGACGTTGGCGTCGGTGATGTCGAGGATGCGCGGACAGTCGGTCTTCGGGTCATAGACGACATGCACCTTCATGCCGCGGATGCGCCCGTTCGACTTGGCCCAATCGCACAGTTTGCCGAGCGGAATGGGGGTCGAGTCGATCAGCCGCAGCATCGCTTCGCCCTCGCGCCGCATTTGCCTGTCGAGCAGGTTCGCCACCAGACCGAACGCCTCGGCAAAGATGGCGACCGGACGCCGTCTGTTGGCATCCGACAAGGTCGAACGCATCAACGGACCGCTGCCCAGGTGATAATGATGCTGGCTGTTGGCGTTCCAGCCGGCTTCCAGGCCACGCAAGCTGCTGCTGCCGCAGAACTGGGCATAGATCAGCGCCACCAGATGATCCCAGCTTCTGAACGATTTGTCGTACGCATCCCCGTCGTGGCGATCCACAATTGCTTGGAATTGACGCCGATCGATGGGTTCAAGAAGCTGCCCGAAGATGCTAGGTGCAAAGCGCATGCCCCGTTCCTTTTCTGAGTCTCGACAACCAGAGAAAAGACGGACAAACCCCGTTTTACGGGGCATGCACATGTGGCATTTCGATTCACTCAAAACTTTCCCCGGACAGCCCTGCCACGAGGGGGGAGATCGGCCGTCATCGTCGCTTTCGCCAATCACAAAGGTCGCAAGAAGAGTGCCGTCGCCGGAACTGCCAATCTCCCCCCTCGTGGGCAGGGGAATCGCATTTGAGTAGTTGGGAAATGACTTGCCAATTGCCGGATTGTGGATTCTTGGGAGGACTCCGTAATTGGGGAGCTCTCGATGGAAACGATCCAGGCTGTGTTCGGTCATCTCGATCCGCGCGACCAGAACGCTCGACACGATTTTTGCGAGATACTGTTCATTGCCTTCGCTGCGATGCTGTGCGGCGCCAAGAGTTGCTCCGACATCTGGCGCTTTGGGCAGGAAAAGGAAGCAATGCTGCGAAATGTGCTCACCCTGGCGCATGGCATCCCCTCGCACGACACCTTCTCGACGCTGTTTCGCAATCTTGTCCCTACGGCGTTCGCCGAGGCCTTCGCCGGTTTCATGCGCCATGTCGCCAGCGCTTCTGGCGGCGCGGGGCAGATCGCCCTCGACGGCAAGTCGATGCGTGGCGCCTTCGAGAAGGGCCGCCAGTTCGCGCCGCGCATGATGGTGTCGGCCTGGGGCGCGCGCAGTTGCGCATGACGTTGGCGGCCGTGCCGGCGCAGGGCGGCAACGAGGCCAGGGCGGCCATCGAACTGTTGCGCCTGATCGACCTGCGCGGCGCCGTGGTTACGGCCGATGCGCTGCATTGCTCGGCCCGCATGGCCGAGGAGATCACGCGGCGCGGCGGCGACTATGTGCTGGCCTTGAAGGGCAATCAGGGGCTGCTTCTGGCCGATGCCGAGCGCCTGATCGCCGGCCGCCCAACGCCCAA is part of the Mesorhizobium sp. L-2-11 genome and harbors:
- a CDS encoding glycoside hydrolase family 25 protein, translated to MKNRIVLWGAASLILVCLVAAAGYFYFQPFSPDRGKYPVRGIDVSHHQPQIDWRRVAADDVAFAIIKATEGGDHVDDAFAANLRGARAAGLAVGAYHFFTFCRPGADQAKNFISVVPRDQRLLPPVVDIEFVGNCPRRPSPEELGVELSAFLGPVEAAFGKTAILYVTDDAARAYAGQIACRPRWVRSLALQPGHDDWIYWQYHDSGRVDGITGDVDLNVLRGGPQKLAELFAPPPESISPETPLSP
- a CDS encoding lytic transglycosylase domain-containing protein, with product MPTRQPHFFALLGAIVLLTPILVAAGKIDVRVTSAIPRPYLQDAGLPDTGQQDTGSPSASIARLKSGLDALAANDIAGARQVRDALPVNSLDRHILAWAIALYGGDRVPSGDIADAAKMLPNWPGMIALRKNSERALYRENPAPEIVVQAFGGSQPQTSEGVVILARSYVAQGNFEASRSVLSPFWRTEKLQARDDAAIIREFGTLIPAADHRFRMERMFYADRVNSALRVAGLAGAQHLADAWAAADRGDKNAARLLKAVPAAQRSAGYLFAQAQYLRKQKQFSDAAAMMMKAPSDRDALIDPDAWWAERRVLSRELVDQGEMKTAYRIVAAHAAETAANAADAEFHAGWYALRGLNDPTTAAKHFERIAGLAQGPISLSRAYYWLGRAAEAGGPGSARDYFSRAAGYGTTFYGQLAGERVGRQVLKIAHPQPSATDHRNFASREAVSAIKRLQQAGYQRYADTLYRDLAGQLSSPGELALLAAMAEKQGNHFLALKVGKIAGARGIDVGALSHPLGVIPETANIAGSGKALAYAIARQESEFNIGAVSNAGARGLLQLMPGTARQLAEKAGMTFSQARLTTDAGYNATLGAAFLGEQLGRFDGSYVLTFAGYNAGPSRAAQWVARYGDPRGKDIDAVVDWIERIPYTETRSYVQRVMENYEVYKMRISGKYDIVGDLVNGRS
- a CDS encoding LabA-like NYN domain-containing protein, with the protein product MFDPREKIALFIDGANLYATSRALGFDIDYRRLLSSFQKRGYLLRAYYYTALVEDQEYSSIRPLIDWLDYNGFKVVTKPAKEFTDSTGRRKIKGNMDIELTVDALELADVVDHYVIFSGDGDFRTLVEALQRRGRKVSIVSTMASQPPMISDDLRRQADHFIDLMTLKSDVGRDPSERPVRRPEPAEVDEDEY
- a CDS encoding porin — translated: MNIKSLLLGSAAALVAVSGARAADAVVVAEPEPAEYVRICDVYGAGYFYIPGTEICLRIGGYVRYDIGVGDIGAFTGAQNGDAEDGDLNDTYWKRARLSLRTWTGQETELGTLKTYTETRFNFLNTQGSAFYNSADDDDAVSLNFAWLQLGGLRVGKDESAFLTFHDYAGAVINDTLVPYGSFDTNVVQYYFDAGNGFSAVISLEQGAGDIGTIDSYVPHVVGGVKWTQGWGAITGVIAYDSNYEEVAGKVKLDVKPMENLSLFIMAGYGTDDNLNDDGYAKDANGRGFYKNWGGNWAVWGGGTYTINEKTSFNLQASYDEWENLGIAANIAYDIVPGLTITAEVDYLHAGDFDDPDFSNWTGADDEDSIGGILRFQRSF
- a CDS encoding uracil-DNA glycosylase, with the protein product MTAAVLTAPLVASSEPDRDCPLCPRLHAFRALWRQREPSWFNAPVPTFLPPEGEDAVRLLIVGLAPGLRGANRTGRPFTGDFAGDLLYNTLIAHGFARGQFKARPDDGLELVGTAITNAVRCVPPDNKPAGAEIATCRRFLVPTIARFENLRAVLALGSIAHQSTVRALGQRVAAYPFKHGGQQRTNGVTLFSSYHCSRYNTNTGVLTEAMFVNVFREIAAFLER
- the smpB gene encoding SsrA-binding protein SmpB, with the protein product MNQVRKADPNNKTVAENRKARFSYEVLDTIEAGLVLTGTEVKSLRQGQANIQDSYASVEGGEIWLINSYLPEYLQANRFNHEPRRRRKLLLNKREMAKLAQSVDREGMTLVPLKIYFNEQGRAKLLLAVGRGKKLHDKRETEKQRDWSREKGRLLKERG
- a CDS encoding IS4 family transposase, with translation MRFAPSIFGQLLEPIDRRQFQAIVDRHDGDAYDKSFRSWDHLVALIYAQFCGSSSLRGLEAGWNANSQHHYHLGSGPLMRSTLSDANRRRPVAIFAEAFGLVANLLDRQMRREGEAMLRLIDSTPIPLGKLCDWAKSNGRIRGMKVHVVYDPKTDCPRILDITDANVNDAQVGRQITIEAGATYVFDKGYCHYGWWTAIAEAGSIFVTRPKSNMRLALLRDRPIAEPQGDGFLVVEDSEVSLVSKAACKLPMRLRRLRVQRETGDTITLLTNDLERSAVEIGRLYKGRWHIELLFRWIKQHLKIRKFLGNNGNAIRLQLFAAMIAFALLRIVARTRRVTIPILRFTELVAQYLFGRRKLHTIDKPPPVNPSRPRDRASPNQMAFIYE
- the dapA gene encoding 4-hydroxy-tetrahydrodipicolinate synthase; translation: MLRGSLTALVTPFEKSGRFDEKAFRAFIAWQIAEGTTGVVPVGTTGESPTLSHDEHRQVVKVCIEVAKGRVPVVAGAGSNNTEEAVGLVQYAEKAGADAALVVTPYYNRPTQRGLYAHFAAIAKATSLPIIIYNIPPRSVIDMMPETMGQLVHDFKNIIGVKDATGKVERVSEQRATCGKDFIQLSGEDASALGFNAHGGVGCISVTANVAPRLCAEFQEATLSGDNAKALELQDRLLPLHKAIFLEPGVSGAKYALSKLGKIENVLRSPLLTVEPSTAEKIDAAMKHAGLIN
- a CDS encoding alpha/beta fold hydrolase, translating into MSSGFSDFFYTSPDGLELHARIYGEANSGHWPVVCLPGLTRNCRDFHGLALHLSRRAQTPRNIVAFDYRGRGQSAYDPDIGHYNVGVEAGDVLAGLAALGIEEAAFIGTSRGGLIIHVLGAMRPAVLRAIVLNDIGPVLEAGGLAHIRSYLERAPKPKTRAEALSAVRGAHGSDFPALTEADWERMVAALYRETDEGLLPDFDPKLVDTLAGLDPTQKLTDMWPQFEALAVIPLFAIRGANSKLLSAETFEQMRNRHPCVETITVEGQGHAPLLETGGLPGAIAAFLDRAEQRICSPSKTQGRK